A portion of the uncultured Bacteroides sp. genome contains these proteins:
- the kbl gene encoding glycine C-acetyltransferase, with translation MYGKMKEYLGNTLAEIKEAGLYKEERLIESAQQAAITVKGKEVLNFCANNYLGLSNHPRLVAAAQKMMERRGYGVSSVRFICGTQDIHKELEAAISDYFQTEDTILYAACFDANGGVFEPLFTEEDAIISDSLNHASIIDGVRLCKAQRYRYANADMNELEKCLQLSQAQRFRVIVTDGVFSMDGNVAPLDKICDLAEKYDALVMVDESHSAGVVGATGHGVSELYQTYGRVDIYTGTLGKAFGGAMGGFTTGRKEIIDLLRQRSRPYLFSNSVAPAVVGAGIEVFKMLKESHELHDKLVENVTYFRTKMLAAGFDIKPTQSAICAVMLYDAKLSQTYAARMLEEGIYVTGFYYPVVPKEQARIRVQLSAGHNKAHLDKCIEAFIKIGCELGIVK, from the coding sequence ATGTACGGTAAAATGAAAGAATACCTCGGCAATACATTGGCCGAAATAAAGGAAGCCGGCCTTTATAAGGAAGAACGGCTCATTGAAAGTGCACAACAAGCTGCCATCACAGTAAAAGGAAAAGAAGTACTCAATTTTTGTGCCAACAACTATCTGGGCCTCTCAAATCATCCCCGCTTGGTTGCTGCCGCACAAAAAATGATGGAGCGCCGTGGGTACGGAGTATCGTCCGTTCGCTTTATTTGTGGCACCCAAGATATTCATAAAGAATTGGAAGCTGCCATTTCCGATTACTTTCAAACCGAAGATACTATTCTTTACGCAGCCTGTTTCGATGCCAACGGCGGTGTGTTCGAACCTCTTTTTACTGAAGAAGATGCAATTATCTCCGATTCATTGAACCATGCTTCTATCATCGACGGAGTACGTTTGTGCAAAGCACAGCGTTATCGTTATGCCAACGCCGACATGAATGAATTGGAAAAGTGCCTGCAACTATCGCAAGCACAACGTTTTCGGGTCATTGTGACGGACGGTGTATTCTCTATGGATGGCAATGTTGCTCCATTAGACAAAATCTGTGATTTAGCCGAAAAATACGATGCCTTGGTCATGGTAGATGAATCTCACTCAGCCGGAGTGGTAGGTGCTACGGGTCACGGAGTGAGCGAACTGTATCAAACTTATGGCCGCGTTGACATTTATACCGGAACACTGGGCAAAGCTTTTGGTGGTGCCATGGGCGGCTTCACTACCGGGCGCAAAGAGATCATCGACTTGTTGCGCCAACGCAGTCGCCCCTACTTATTCTCTAATTCTGTAGCTCCGGCAGTGGTTGGGGCTGGTATAGAAGTGTTCAAGATGTTAAAAGAAAGCCATGAACTACACGACAAGTTGGTAGAAAACGTCACCTACTTCCGCACCAAGATGTTAGCTGCCGGATTTGACATCAAACCGACACAAAGCGCCATTTGCGCAGTAATGCTCTATGACGCCAAACTCTCGCAAACATACGCCGCCCGCATGCTCGAAGAAGGTATTTACGTTACCGGATTCTACTATCCTGTGGTTCCCAAAGAACAGGCACGCATTCGTGTTCAGTTGTCTGCCGGACACAACAAAGCCCATCTGGACAAATGTATTGAGGCTTTCATTAAAATAGGTTGCGAACTGGGAATTGTAAAATAA